The window attattgagaatGACTCTGTGCGTGTTGTGATTCATTGCCACTcctacatttattttttatcatgacattacgatgttgttatttttatcatcttaaTTAATGACTCgttgtgattttttaatttgcttGATTATTGTTCATGAACTTGGCCATGTGTATGATAATAATCTATGatatctttttgtttatttacagATATTGGCTGTGATCCTTCTTGTTTTGTTGTACAGCTCAAAATACATTGATGGAGGTGCATTCAAAGAGGTCATCTCAACTGGTACAACATTTGGATATGTTGTCATCTTGGTTGGTGTTACAGCTGGTGCATTGATGGGAACACCAGTTAATCGCAGAGTGgtatgtttaaattaattattaatcattattaataataataataattttctatttattaattcaatttgttttgtGTTAATTACAGGACTTGTTCTTCAGTCTTATTGGTGTTGTTCTCTTCATGTTCACTGCTTTTGTCACCTTCTTTCACTATCAAGGACAAGAAAGCGGCATGGCTGGTGTCTCAAGAGGTATCTTATCTGGAATTCAAGGACTCATCCTTATTGCTGATGCATTCTTGACTTTCCGTGGagaatc is drawn from Aphidius gifuensis isolate YNYX2018 linkage group LG3, ASM1490517v1, whole genome shotgun sequence and contains these coding sequences:
- the LOC122851302 gene encoding uncharacterized protein LOC122851302, with the translated sequence MASFTRTSMIKLIELILAVILLVLLYSSKYIDGGAFKEVISTGTTFGYVVILVGVTAGALMGTPVNRRVDLFFSLIGVVLFMFTAFVTFFHYQGQESGMAGVSRGILSGIQGLILIADAFLTFRGES